A window of Solanum stenotomum isolate F172 chromosome 3, ASM1918654v1, whole genome shotgun sequence contains these coding sequences:
- the LOC125858276 gene encoding receptor-like protein kinase, which yields MFLFLVNCLLFFANLFAVFSTSWPQDSVHLLGFRSNLPELSQQLLPWNQSVSHCQWKGVSCYSDITSHVKSLILTDLLLPGTLDKAFPNLCRLPRLVSLDLSGNHFTGGIPDMLANCSQLDTILLNENRFSGSIPPEIFKSSKLIKLDLGLNQLTGTIPSEVSLSTNLQHLGLWNNFLSGNIPKELFNLPNLTHLHLNTNELTGPLPDFPFSCSLSEFFIYENRLSGSLPIALGNCHNLTSFSASSAHLGGVISPEVLRDLSNLEFLYLDDNNFEGEIPETLWNGSLQELALSLNKFNGSLSEKIGGSHQINYIDLSVNKLTGQLPRSVGRLKNLNKLFLYDNMFSGSLPAELGNCTSLVAISLVTNFIGGEIPLELCNLHSLIKFQVYGNQIQGQIPECIGRISGLEELDLSENRLIGKIPPGITNMTKLVLLSLAHNNLTGEVPPNLGKNNFPGLFKVDLGYNNFSGPIPSELCNGNRLGVLVLENNSFNGSFPTYLAKCESLYRVKLPNNNLQGSIPDYIEKNEKISYLNVRGNMLAGRIPAVFGYWTNLSTIDLSENMFSGSIPAEMGKLQNLVRLNISSNRLTGKIPLQLSYSAKLAELDLSNNNLSGRIPKEIASSLVLTNLLLQDNKLSGALPDTFSSSQKLVKLQLGDNLLEGSIPCSLSKLREPNVALNLSMNKFSGQIPRCLSNLDNLEILDISSNNLSGAIPSEMDKMRSLSFLNISFNNFSGKVPISWGKLLSSHPGTSQGNPGLCLSDTESSSCKHVKKSQRNWRTLAGVISGVFSVAVIAAAIYLLVTRIQHPSLLNKHRLVKYQAEIEDLPDRINFEDIVRATEGWSEKYVIGRGKHGTVYKMESAKSKKLWAVKKVDLAQRAFSNEMRSLNSVRHRNLVRLGGHCTRHGYGFILTEFIPGGTLHDVLHQRKPPVVLDWEPRHRIALGVAQGLSYLHHDSVPQIIHRDLKSDNVMLDTEMEPKIGDFGIAKTVSDSDENSTNSKIVGTLGYIAPENAYSVQLTEKSDVYSYGVLLLELLCRKMPVDPSFEEGLDIVSWVRKNLHRSDNNFLHLLDEEISFWYIEEQWKALKMVYLALQCAELEASTRPAMRDVVRSLVELNHRCKREEMKL from the exons ATGTTCTTGTTTCTGGTTAATTGCCTTCTCTTCTTTGCCAATTTATTTGCAGTCTTTTCGACCTCATGGCCTCAAGATTCTGTTCATCTACTTGGGTTTCGGAGCAATCTTCCAGAGCTCTCTCAACAATTGCTCCCTTGGAATCAGTCTGTCTCACACTGCCAATGGAAAGGTGTTTCCTGCTATTCAGACATAACTTCTCATGTCAAATCATTGATTCTAACAGACTTATTGCTACCTGGAACCTTGGACAAGGCCTTTCCTAATCTCTGCCGTCTTCCTCGCTTGGTCTCTCTTGATCTCAGTGGCAACCATTTCACTGGTGGCATCCCTGATATGCTCGCAAACTGCAGCCAACTTGACACGATTCTACTCAACGAAAACAGATTTTCAGGATCCATCCCAcctgagattttcaaatcaagCAAACTCATAAAACTTGATTTGGGTTTAAATCAGCTCACTGGCACTATTCCCTCTGAGGTAAGCCTTTCTACAAACCTTCAACATCTCGGGCTGTGGAACAATTTCCTCAGTGGAAATATTCCAAAAGAGCTATTCAATTTGCCAAACTTGACACATCTCCACCTCAACACAAATGAACTGACTGGACCTCTACCTGACTTCCCATTCTCGTGCTCACTTTCCGagttttttatttatgagaACCGTTTGTCAGGTTCTTTGCCAATTGCCCTAGGCAATTGTCACAACCTTACTTCATTCTCTGCATCATCTGCTCATCTTGGAGGAGTTATTTCCCCAGAGGTTTTAAGGGACCtttcaaatcttgaatttctctATTTAGATGATAACAACTTTGAAGGGGAAATTCCTGAGACCTTATGGAATGGGAGCTTACAAGAGTTAGCTCTTTCCTTGAATAAATTCAATGGTAGTTTATCAGAAAAGATTGGTGGTTCTCATCAGATAAATTACATTGATTTATCAGTTAACAAATTAACTGGTCAGCTTCCAAGATCAGTTGGACGTCTAAAGAATCTGAACAAGCTTTTTCTGTATGATAACATGTTTAGTGGTTCATTACCAGCAGAACTTGGGAACTGCACTTCTCTTGTTGCGATAAGTCTCGTCACTAACTTCATTGGTGGGGAAATTCCTCTAGAGCTCTGCAACCTTCACTCCCTAATAAAATTTCAAGTGTACGGAAATCAAATTCAGGGCCAAATTCCAGAATGCATTGGCAGAATAAGTGGACTGGAGGAGCTAGATCTTAGTGAGAACCGATTGATCGGCAAGATACCACCTGGAATCACAAATATGACGAAACTTGTGTTACTCTCTTTGGCTCATAATAATCTTACAGGGGAGGTACCACCTAATCTTGGAAAAAACAATTTTCCTGGCTTATTTAAGGTTGATTTAGGTTATAATAACTTCAGCGGACCAATTCCTTCTGAACTATGTAATGGTAACAGGCTTGGAGTCCTGGTTCTTGAAAACAACAGTTTTAATGGCAGCTTCCCAACATATCTAGCAAAATGTGAATCCCTCTATAGGGTAAAACTCCCCAACAACAATCTGCAGGGGAGTATTCCTGACTACATTGAAAAGAATGAGAAGATTTCTTACTTGAATGTTCGAGGAAATATGCTTGCAGGAAGGATTCCAGCAGTATTTGGTTATTGGACCAATCTTTCAACAATTGATCTTTCAGAGAATATGTTTTCTGGTTCCATACCTGCCGAAATGGGGAAGCTGCAAAATCTTGTAAGATTGAACATTTCTTCAAACAGACTGACAGGAAAAATTCCTCTTCAGTTGAGTTACTCTGCGAAACTGGCAGAGTTGGATCTCAGCAACAACAATCTTTCGGGTAGAATTCCGAAAGAAATTGCATCATCTTTAGTACTGACAAATCTTCTACTCCAGGACAACAAACTTTCTGGTGCTCTTCCAGACACTTTCTCCTCCTCACAAAAGCTTGTAAAGCTGCAGCTCGGGGACAACTTGCTTGAAGGCTCAATTCCATGCAGCCTCAGTAAACTTAGGGAACCTAATGTTGCACTGAATCTGAGCATGAATAAGTTTAGTGGTCAAATTCCTAGGTGTCTGAGCAATCTAGACAATTTAGAAATCCTTGATATATCAAGCAACAACTTGTCTGGCGCAATACCATCAGAAATGGACAAGATGAGGTCCCTTTCGTTTCTCAACATATCATTTAATAACTTTTCAGGGAAGGTACCCATTTCGTGGGGAAAACTATTAAGTTCACATCCAGGAACTTCCCAGGGAAATCCAGGACTCTGCTTATCAGACACTGAAAGTAGCAGCTGCAAGCATGtgaaaaaatcacaaagaaACTGGAGGACCTTGGCTGGGGTAATTAGTGGTGTGTTTTCCGTGGCAGTCATAGCTGCAGCAATATACTTGCTAGTGACTCGGATTCAGCACCCTTCCCTGCTGAATAAGCATCGGCTCGTCAAGTATCAGGCAGAAATTGAAGATCTGCCAGATCGTATAAATTTTGAGGACATTGTACGTGCAACAGAAGGCTGGAGCGAAAAATATGTAATTGGAAGAGGCAAGCATGGAACTGTTTATAAGATGGAATCTGCGAAATCCAAAAAGCTTTGGGCTGTCAAGAAGGTTGACTTAGCTCAGAGAGCATTCAGCAATGAAATGAGAAGCCTCAATTCTGTCAGACACCGCAATTTGGTAAGATTGGGAGGACACTGCACCAGACATGGATATGGCTTCATTCTAACAGAGTTTATCCCTGGAGGAACTCTTCATGATGTCCTTCACCAGAGAAAACCACCTGTAGTCCTGGACTGGGAGCCCCGCCATCGTATTGCTCTTGGTGTTGCTCAAGGTCTCTCTTACCTTCATCATGATTCTGTCCCTCAAATCATTCACAGAGATCTCAAATCAGACAATGTAATGCTGGATACTGAGATGGAGCCAAAGATTGGAGACTTCGGGATTGCTAAAACAGTATCAGACTCTGATGAAAACTCGACAAACTCCAAAATTGTTGGGACACTAGGATACATTGCTCCAG AGAATGCGTACTCAGTTCAATTGACAGAGAAAAGTGATGTCTATAGCTATGGAGTTCTTCTACTGGAGCTCTTATGCAGAAAAATGCCAGTAGACCCCAGCTTTGAAGAAGGATTAGACATTGTTTCCTGGGTGAGGAAAAACTTGCACAGAAGTGACAACAATTTCCTTCACTTGCttgatgaagaaattagttTTTGGTACATAGAAGAACAATGGAAGGCCCTGAAAATGGTGTATCTAGCGCTTCAATGTGCTGAACTCGAGGCAAGCACCAGGCCTGCAATGAGGGATGTAGTAAGGTCTCTTGTCGAGTTAAATCATAGATGtaaaagagaagaaatgaaACTTTGA